In one window of Nocardioides panacisoli DNA:
- the deoC gene encoding deoxyribose-phosphate aldolase — protein MAATAPADDEVGLAAYSDVTGSERSLRRFLHGLPGVDQVGAEARAAALGTRSIKTTAKAHALDLAISMVDLTTLEGQDTPGKVRALASKSLRPDPADPTCPRVAAVCVYGDLVPVAKQVVGDSGVQVAAVATAFPSGRASMDIKLADTRDAVAAGADEIDMVIDRGAFLAGRYQQVFDEIVAVKQACGEAHLKVIFETGELQTLDNVRRASWLAMLAGADFIKTSTGKVSPAATLPVTMVMLEAVRDFRDATGVQVGVKPAGGIKTAKDAIKYLVTVNEVAGEDWLTPQWFRFGASSLLNELLMQRTKLTTGRYSGPDYFTLD, from the coding sequence ATGGCAGCAACTGCCCCCGCCGACGACGAGGTCGGCCTCGCGGCGTATTCGGACGTGACCGGCAGCGAACGATCGCTGCGTCGATTCCTCCACGGCCTCCCCGGCGTGGACCAGGTCGGTGCGGAGGCACGGGCCGCGGCGCTCGGCACCCGGTCGATCAAGACCACCGCCAAGGCGCACGCGCTCGACCTCGCCATCAGCATGGTCGACCTGACCACGCTGGAGGGCCAGGACACCCCCGGCAAGGTCCGTGCACTGGCCAGCAAGTCCCTGCGTCCCGACCCTGCGGACCCGACGTGCCCCCGCGTCGCCGCGGTGTGCGTCTACGGCGACCTGGTGCCGGTGGCCAAGCAGGTCGTGGGCGACAGTGGCGTGCAGGTGGCCGCCGTCGCGACGGCCTTCCCCAGCGGTCGGGCCTCGATGGACATCAAGCTCGCCGACACTCGTGACGCGGTCGCCGCCGGTGCCGACGAGATCGACATGGTCATCGACCGTGGCGCCTTCCTGGCCGGTCGCTACCAGCAGGTCTTCGACGAGATCGTCGCGGTCAAGCAGGCCTGCGGCGAGGCGCACCTGAAGGTGATCTTCGAGACCGGTGAGCTGCAGACGCTGGACAACGTGCGCCGCGCCTCGTGGCTGGCGATGCTCGCCGGCGCCGACTTCATCAAGACCTCCACCGGCAAGGTCTCCCCCGCGGCGACCCTGCCGGTCACGATGGTGATGCTGGAGGCGGTGCGCGACTTCCGCGACGCCACCGGCGTCCAGGTCGGCGTCAAGCCCGCCGGCGGCATCAAGACCGCGAAGGACGCGATCAAGTACCTCGTCACCGTCAACGAGGTGGCCGGCGAGGACTGGCTGACGCCGCAGTGGTTCCGCTTCGGCGCCTCGAGCCTGCTCAACGAGCTGCTCATGCAGCGCACCAAGCTCACCACCGGTCGCTACAGCGGCCCCGACTACTTCACGCTGGACTGA
- a CDS encoding M20/M25/M40 family metallo-hydrolase, with protein MRVRRTSQLIAAAAGLGLAVTATAGPAEARNINTPKKLERAVTTEAVMDHLEEFQAIADANDDNRAAGSSGYEASGRYVEETLQEAGYETERQYFDFVYDRVDEFSLAEVSPQERDLEAVPMSYSPSTPEGGVTAELATPSGAATACEEADYEGADLSGQIALISRGTCSFAQKALTAGAVGAEGAIIYNNTDGDLNGTLGGPEPDAAPVVGTTQALGEDLLQELAQGPVEVSFNLQKTTEQRETFNVIAETEQGRDDNVVMLGAHLDGVEEGAAINDNGSGSAGILETAVQLAKSKKLNNKVRFAWWGAEELGLIGSTHYVEDLAANDPDALDDIATYLNFDMIGSPNYQIGVYDADESTYEAPVTVPEGSEATEDVFTDYFDKSGQAWVDTPFSGRSDYAAFIDNGVPASGLFTGADGVKTEEEVELFGGTAGVTYDPNYHSPADDLDNVNAEALGIMSDAIAWATMSLAQDTSAVNGERSAGKSGKPHPQGPLTMQGEEDAA; from the coding sequence ATGCGCGTACGACGCACGTCGCAGCTGATCGCTGCGGCAGCGGGCCTGGGACTCGCCGTCACGGCAACCGCCGGACCGGCTGAGGCCCGCAACATCAACACCCCCAAGAAACTGGAACGTGCGGTCACCACCGAAGCGGTGATGGACCACCTGGAGGAGTTCCAGGCGATCGCGGACGCCAACGACGACAACCGCGCAGCGGGCTCCAGCGGCTACGAGGCCTCGGGACGCTACGTCGAGGAGACGCTGCAGGAGGCCGGCTACGAGACCGAGCGCCAGTACTTCGACTTCGTCTACGACCGCGTCGACGAGTTCAGCCTCGCCGAGGTGTCGCCGCAGGAGCGCGACCTCGAAGCGGTCCCGATGTCCTACAGCCCCTCCACCCCCGAAGGCGGCGTCACGGCCGAGCTCGCCACGCCGTCCGGTGCCGCGACCGCGTGTGAGGAGGCCGACTACGAGGGCGCCGACCTCAGCGGCCAGATCGCCCTGATCTCCCGCGGCACCTGCTCCTTCGCCCAGAAGGCCCTCACTGCTGGCGCCGTGGGCGCCGAGGGCGCGATCATCTACAACAACACCGACGGCGACCTCAACGGCACGCTCGGTGGTCCGGAGCCGGACGCCGCCCCCGTCGTCGGCACCACGCAGGCGCTCGGCGAGGACCTGCTCCAGGAGCTGGCACAGGGACCGGTCGAGGTGAGCTTCAACCTCCAGAAGACCACCGAGCAGCGCGAGACGTTCAACGTCATCGCCGAGACCGAGCAGGGGCGCGACGACAACGTCGTCATGCTCGGCGCGCACCTGGACGGCGTCGAGGAGGGGGCCGCGATCAACGACAACGGCTCCGGCAGTGCCGGCATCCTCGAGACGGCCGTGCAGCTGGCGAAGTCGAAGAAGCTCAACAACAAGGTGCGGTTCGCCTGGTGGGGCGCGGAGGAGCTCGGCCTGATCGGCTCCACCCACTACGTCGAGGACCTCGCGGCCAACGACCCCGACGCCCTGGACGACATCGCGACCTACCTCAACTTCGACATGATCGGCTCGCCGAACTACCAGATCGGCGTGTACGACGCCGACGAGTCGACCTACGAGGCGCCGGTCACCGTGCCGGAGGGCTCCGAGGCCACCGAGGACGTCTTCACCGACTACTTCGACAAGTCCGGCCAGGCCTGGGTCGACACCCCGTTCTCGGGTCGCTCGGACTACGCGGCGTTCATCGACAACGGCGTGCCCGCCAGCGGGCTCTTCACCGGTGCCGACGGCGTCAAGACCGAGGAGGAGGTCGAGCTGTTCGGCGGCACGGCGGGGGTCACCTACGACCCCAACTACCACTCGCCGGCCGACGACCTCGACAACGTGAACGCGGAGGCCCTGGGCATCATGTCCGACGCGATCGCGTGGGCGACGATGTCGCTGGCCCAGGACACCAGCGCCGTCAACGGGGAGCGCAGCGCCGGCAAGTCCGGCAAGCCGCACCCGCAGGGTCCGCTGACCATGCAGGGCGAGGAGGACGCCGCCTGA
- a CDS encoding aldehyde dehydrogenase family protein, whose protein sequence is MARVAVRKTHKLYIGGAFPRSESGHSYEVHDAKGDFVANASKASRKDVRDAVVAARKAQAGWAARTPYNRGQILYRIAEVMEDRRPQFVDAVRQSEGGTAAQAGRTVDAAIDRLVWYAGWTDKLGQVVGNQNPVAGPFFNISSPEPTGVVGVLAPQQSSLLGLVSVVAPVIATGNTAVVVTSHGRPLPAVTFAEVLATSDVPGGVVNLLTGDAVALGPWLAAHMDVNAIDIGGVAGVDGASDLATELEVAAADNLKRVRRAPSAEPDFTAHPGLDAMTDFVEIKTVWHPIGV, encoded by the coding sequence ATGGCACGGGTGGCAGTGCGCAAGACCCACAAGCTCTACATCGGCGGGGCCTTCCCCCGCTCGGAGTCGGGGCACTCCTACGAGGTCCACGACGCGAAGGGTGATTTCGTGGCCAACGCCTCGAAGGCGTCCCGCAAGGACGTCCGGGACGCCGTCGTCGCCGCCCGCAAGGCCCAAGCCGGCTGGGCGGCGCGGACGCCGTACAACCGCGGCCAGATCCTCTACCGGATCGCGGAGGTCATGGAGGACCGCCGACCGCAGTTCGTCGACGCCGTGCGCCAGTCCGAGGGCGGCACCGCCGCGCAGGCCGGCCGCACCGTCGACGCCGCGATCGACCGCCTGGTCTGGTACGCCGGGTGGACCGACAAGCTCGGCCAGGTCGTGGGCAACCAGAACCCGGTCGCCGGCCCCTTCTTCAACATCTCCTCCCCCGAGCCGACCGGGGTCGTGGGCGTCCTGGCGCCGCAACAGTCCTCGCTGCTGGGCCTGGTCAGCGTCGTCGCCCCGGTGATCGCCACCGGCAACACCGCGGTCGTCGTGACGTCCCACGGCCGTCCGCTGCCGGCGGTGACCTTCGCTGAGGTCCTCGCGACCTCCGACGTGCCCGGTGGCGTGGTCAACCTGCTGACCGGCGACGCGGTGGCGCTGGGCCCGTGGCTCGCCGCCCACATGGACGTCAACGCCATCGACATCGGTGGCGTCGCCGGCGTCGACGGTGCGAGCGACCTGGCGACCGAGCTGGAGGTCGCGGCCGCGGACAACCTCAAGCGGGTCCGTCGCGCCCCGAGCGCCGAACCGGACTTCACCGCGCACCCCGGCCTGGACGCCATGACCGACTTCGTGGAGATCAAGACGGTCTGGCACCCCATCGGTGTCTGA
- a CDS encoding purine-nucleoside phosphorylase gives MTDAPHDLARTAAAELADLTGVERHDVALVLGSGWKPAADLLGEVTAEVDVTDLTGFNPAAVAGHAGKVRSIRAGDRQLLVFLSRTHYYEGHGVDAVVHGVRTAAAAGCRAVVLTNGAGGLREGWQPGQPVLISDHINLTGRSPIVGANFVDLTDLYSSRLRALCREADPSLDEGVYCQFPGPHYETPAEVGMVRAIGGDLAGMSTALEAIAAREAGLEVLGLSLVTNLAAGLSGQPLDHAEVIEAGQAAASRMGTLLSRLVPLI, from the coding sequence ATGACCGACGCGCCGCACGACCTCGCCCGCACCGCCGCCGCCGAGCTCGCCGACCTGACCGGCGTCGAGCGCCACGACGTGGCCCTCGTCCTGGGCTCGGGCTGGAAGCCCGCCGCCGACCTGCTCGGCGAGGTGACCGCCGAGGTCGACGTCACCGACCTCACCGGCTTCAACCCGGCCGCCGTGGCGGGCCACGCCGGCAAGGTCCGCTCCATCCGGGCCGGTGACCGGCAGCTACTGGTCTTCTTGAGCCGCACCCACTACTACGAGGGGCACGGCGTGGACGCGGTCGTGCACGGGGTCCGTACGGCGGCCGCCGCCGGCTGCCGCGCCGTCGTGCTCACCAACGGTGCCGGCGGCCTGCGCGAGGGGTGGCAACCAGGTCAGCCCGTGCTGATCAGCGACCACATCAACCTCACCGGCCGCTCCCCCATCGTCGGCGCCAACTTCGTCGACCTCACCGATCTCTACTCCTCGCGACTGCGCGCACTGTGCCGCGAGGCCGACCCGTCCCTGGACGAGGGCGTCTACTGCCAGTTCCCCGGGCCGCACTACGAGACCCCGGCCGAGGTCGGCATGGTGCGTGCGATCGGCGGTGACCTCGCCGGCATGAGTACGGCACTGGAGGCCATCGCCGCCCGCGAGGCCGGCCTGGAGGTGCTGGGGCTCTCCCTGGTCACCAACCTGGCCGCGGGGCTGAGCGGCCAGCCGCTGGACCACGCCGAGGTGATCGAGGCCGGCCAGGCGGCCGCGTCACGGATGGGCACCCTGCTCAGCCGGCTCGTGCCGCTGATCTGA
- a CDS encoding DUF427 domain-containing protein yields MRHPHPSRRTRPGPGQESCWDYPRPPALEVSHERVTVVLGGAVVAETTRSWRVLETSHPPTYYLPRDAWAEGSLRPCEGSSHCEWKGRAAYFDLLGGGVVAPRTAWTYPDPTPRFADLAEAVSVMPGQVDRCLVDGEEVVPQAGGFYGGWITSRVVGPFKGEPGTWGW; encoded by the coding sequence ATGAGGCATCCGCACCCGAGCCGGCGCACGCGTCCCGGCCCCGGCCAGGAGTCCTGCTGGGACTACCCGCGCCCACCGGCGCTGGAGGTCTCCCACGAGCGGGTCACCGTCGTCCTCGGCGGCGCCGTGGTCGCCGAGACCACCCGCTCCTGGCGCGTCCTCGAGACGAGCCACCCGCCGACCTACTACCTGCCGCGCGACGCCTGGGCCGAGGGCTCCCTGCGCCCGTGCGAGGGCTCGTCGCACTGTGAGTGGAAGGGCAGGGCGGCGTACTTCGACCTCCTCGGCGGCGGCGTCGTGGCACCGCGCACTGCGTGGACCTACCCCGACCCCACTCCCCGCTTCGCCGACCTCGCGGAGGCCGTCTCGGTGATGCCGGGACAGGTCGACCGCTGCCTGGTCGACGGCGAGGAGGTGGTGCCGCAGGCCGGTGGCTTCTACGGCGGCTGGATCACCTCGCGCGTCGTCGGCCCGTTCAAGGGCGAGCCCGGCACCTGGGGCTGGTGA
- a CDS encoding serine/threonine protein kinase — MPRSTPRRLAVSALALAAAVAGAAGLPGAAPATADPADAAKPVGKQREVMWVGNNWAGTASVVDVDSLEILRSGVDLIPDKAEELARIRTSPIDLAFYLAIQAGPGEGHDQYVDDMFTTNDGRYLAVSRPSFADVVWIDIEKATNGEPDSIVREQQMDGFRTDHMAVSPDGRRLLVSDSTSRQVIEYAMGDETLPDGTEVVMGDRLRTFESGETPHESNYTVDGERIFHASIGRVYTPLDGTGNSFLDMLLKPVIDAAKADRWFQVVRNDDFEIEQRWDMAHELAEAGHPNMSSAVRPMAVAPGGRFLYYQVSFFHGLVEFDTQAPDTNGTTDYALGDQEEPPTGAVTRVIELEDRVPTMPRELYVNDSAHHGLSIDESGETLCVAGTMDDYAALVDVSTGEATYYDEQTTGHTYLKPYWTTEGPHDTCWISLSESDAVAVLDTRTGEELAYLPVGDHPQRVRLGTVPERVVRAW, encoded by the coding sequence ATGCCCCGCTCGACTCCACGCCGCCTCGCCGTGAGCGCGCTCGCACTCGCTGCCGCCGTCGCCGGTGCCGCCGGTCTCCCCGGCGCGGCGCCCGCCACCGCCGACCCCGCCGACGCGGCCAAGCCCGTGGGCAAGCAGCGCGAGGTGATGTGGGTCGGCAACAACTGGGCCGGCACCGCCAGCGTCGTCGACGTCGACAGCCTGGAGATCCTGCGCAGCGGGGTGGACCTCATCCCTGACAAGGCCGAGGAGCTCGCCCGCATCCGCACCTCCCCGATCGACCTGGCCTTCTACCTCGCGATCCAGGCCGGCCCGGGCGAGGGCCACGACCAGTACGTCGACGACATGTTCACCACCAACGACGGCCGGTACCTGGCCGTCTCGCGCCCGAGCTTCGCCGACGTGGTGTGGATCGACATCGAGAAGGCCACCAACGGCGAGCCCGACAGCATCGTGCGCGAGCAGCAGATGGACGGCTTCCGCACCGACCACATGGCCGTCTCCCCCGACGGGCGCCGGCTGCTGGTCTCCGACTCCACCTCCCGCCAGGTCATCGAGTACGCCATGGGCGACGAGACGCTCCCCGACGGCACCGAGGTCGTCATGGGTGACCGCCTCCGGACCTTCGAGTCCGGCGAGACCCCGCACGAGAGCAACTACACCGTCGACGGCGAGCGCATCTTCCACGCCTCGATCGGTCGGGTCTACACCCCGCTGGACGGCACGGGGAACTCCTTCCTCGACATGCTGCTCAAGCCCGTCATCGATGCCGCCAAGGCCGATCGTTGGTTCCAGGTCGTGCGCAACGACGACTTCGAGATCGAGCAGCGCTGGGACATGGCCCACGAGCTCGCCGAGGCCGGGCACCCCAACATGAGCAGCGCCGTACGCCCGATGGCCGTCGCGCCGGGCGGACGCTTCCTCTACTACCAGGTGTCGTTCTTCCACGGCCTGGTCGAGTTCGACACCCAGGCGCCTGACACCAACGGCACCACCGACTACGCCCTCGGCGACCAGGAGGAGCCGCCGACGGGTGCGGTCACCCGGGTGATCGAGCTGGAGGACCGGGTGCCGACCATGCCGCGCGAGCTCTACGTCAACGACTCCGCCCACCACGGGCTCTCGATCGACGAGAGCGGCGAGACGCTCTGCGTCGCGGGCACGATGGACGACTACGCCGCCCTGGTGGACGTCAGCACCGGCGAGGCGACCTACTACGACGAGCAGACCACCGGCCACACCTACCTCAAGCCGTACTGGACCACGGAGGGGCCGCACGACACGTGCTGGATCTCGCTGTCGGAGAGCGACGCGGTGGCGGTGCTCGACACCCGGACGGGCGAGGAGCTGGCCTACCTCCCGGTGGGTGACCACCCGCAGCGGGTGCGGCTCGGCACCGTCCCCGAGCGGGTCGTCCGCGCCTGGTAG
- a CDS encoding aldehyde dehydrogenase family protein, whose translation MVSNAPTSTFEYAPAPESRSIVDIKASYGLFIDGEFVDGRGPDSGVFKTVNPATEETLAEVTEADAADVDRAVTAARKAFRSWSRMPGRERAKYLYRIARLIQERSRELAVLESIDNGKPIKESRDVDVPTVAAHFFHHAGWADKLEYAGLGDDPQPLGVAGQVIPWNFPLLMLAWKVAPALACGNTVVLKPAETTPLTALLFAEICQQADLPPGVVNIVTGAGATGEAVVGHPDVDKVAFTGSTGVGKAIARAIAGTHKRATLELGGKAANIVFEDAPLDQAVEGIVSGIFFNQGHVCCAGSRLLLQESVAEEVLAKLKRRMGTLRLGDPLDKNTDIGAINSAAQLGRIRELTEIGDQEGAERWSPECELPSAGYWYPPTLFTGVSQAHRIAREEIFGPVLSVLTFRTPSEAVEKANNTPYGLSAGVWTDKGSRILHMADQLRAGVVWANTFNKFDPASPFGGFKESGHGREGGRHGLAAYLKGAQ comes from the coding sequence ATGGTTTCGAACGCCCCCACCAGCACCTTCGAGTACGCGCCGGCACCGGAGTCGCGCAGCATCGTCGACATCAAGGCCTCCTACGGCCTGTTCATCGACGGCGAGTTCGTCGACGGGCGTGGCCCCGACAGCGGGGTCTTCAAGACGGTCAACCCCGCCACCGAGGAGACGCTCGCCGAGGTGACCGAGGCCGACGCCGCCGACGTCGACCGCGCCGTCACCGCCGCGCGCAAGGCCTTCCGCAGCTGGTCCCGGATGCCCGGCCGCGAGCGCGCGAAGTACCTCTACCGGATCGCGCGCCTGATCCAGGAGCGCTCCCGCGAGCTGGCGGTGCTGGAGTCGATCGACAACGGCAAGCCGATCAAGGAGAGCCGCGACGTCGACGTACCGACGGTGGCGGCGCACTTCTTCCACCACGCCGGATGGGCCGACAAGCTGGAGTACGCCGGCCTCGGGGATGACCCCCAGCCCCTCGGCGTGGCGGGCCAGGTCATCCCGTGGAACTTCCCGCTGCTGATGCTCGCCTGGAAGGTCGCCCCGGCGCTGGCCTGCGGCAACACCGTCGTGCTCAAGCCGGCAGAGACGACGCCGCTGACCGCACTGCTGTTCGCCGAGATCTGCCAGCAGGCCGACCTCCCGCCCGGTGTGGTCAACATCGTCACCGGTGCCGGCGCGACCGGCGAGGCCGTCGTGGGCCACCCCGACGTGGACAAGGTCGCCTTCACCGGCTCCACCGGCGTCGGCAAGGCGATCGCCCGCGCGATCGCCGGCACCCACAAGCGCGCCACCCTGGAGCTGGGCGGCAAGGCCGCGAACATCGTCTTCGAGGACGCCCCGCTGGACCAGGCGGTCGAGGGCATCGTCAGCGGCATCTTCTTCAACCAGGGCCACGTGTGCTGCGCCGGGTCACGGCTGCTGCTGCAGGAATCGGTCGCCGAGGAGGTGCTGGCCAAGCTCAAGCGCCGCATGGGCACACTGCGCCTGGGCGACCCGCTGGACAAGAACACCGACATCGGCGCGATCAACTCCGCCGCCCAGCTCGGCCGCATCCGCGAGCTCACCGAGATCGGTGACCAGGAGGGCGCCGAGCGCTGGTCGCCGGAGTGCGAGCTGCCCTCGGCCGGCTACTGGTACCCGCCGACCCTCTTCACCGGCGTCTCCCAGGCGCACCGCATCGCGCGCGAGGAGATCTTCGGGCCGGTGCTGTCGGTGTTGACCTTCCGCACCCCCTCCGAGGCGGTCGAGAAGGCCAACAACACGCCGTACGGGCTCTCGGCCGGGGTGTGGACCGACAAGGGCTCCCGCATCCTCCACATGGCCGACCAGCTGCGCGCCGGCGTGGTGTGGGCCAACACGTTCAACAAGTTCGACCCGGCCAGCCCGTTCGGCGGCTTCAAGGAGTCCGGCCACGGTCGTGAGGGCGGCCGCCACGGCCTCGCCGCCTACCTGAAGGGAGCCCAGTGA
- a CDS encoding gamma-glutamylcyclotransferase — protein MTPYAAYGTNLDPTRMSQRGPHSPLRTTGWLTGWRLTFGGEEHGWDGALVTIAPDPLDQVFVAIYDVPHADEGLLDQWESADSGLYRKTKVRISTMTGEVVAWTYVLDAYEGGLPSASYLGVIADAAEAADAPADYVAALRRRPCRSIGL, from the coding sequence GTGACGCCGTACGCCGCCTACGGGACGAACCTCGATCCCACCCGGATGAGCCAGCGCGGACCGCACTCCCCGCTGCGCACCACCGGTTGGCTGACCGGATGGCGCCTGACCTTCGGCGGCGAGGAGCACGGCTGGGACGGTGCCCTGGTCACCATCGCACCGGACCCGCTGGACCAGGTGTTCGTCGCGATCTACGACGTGCCGCACGCCGACGAGGGCCTGCTGGACCAGTGGGAGTCGGCCGACTCCGGCCTCTACCGCAAGACGAAGGTGCGCATCTCCACCATGACCGGCGAGGTCGTGGCGTGGACCTACGTGCTCGACGCCTACGAGGGTGGCCTCCCCTCCGCCTCCTACCTCGGCGTGATCGCCGACGCCGCCGAGGCCGCCGACGCCCCGGCCGACTACGTCGCGGCGCTCCGACGGCGCCCGTGCCGCTCCATCGGACTGTGA
- a CDS encoding phospho-sugar mutase: MSELFDRARTWLADDPDPRTRHELQEVLARAQAGDEDAAADLADRFDGTLTFGTAGLRGELGAGPNRMNRAVVTRAAAGLARHLDHAGLEGPVVIGYDARHDSDVFARDTAEVMTGAGRTAYLLPRPLPTPVLAFAIRELGCAAGVMVTASHNPPQDNGYKVYLGDGSQIVPPADAQIAGHIDEVTTVRDLPRGDAGTVLDEGVVEAYLASVAAVAPPGPRELRIVHTPLHGVGGGPVGHVLAAAGFTDVHPVTDQADPDPDFPTVAFPNPEEPGAMDRALALAAECDADLVVANDPDADRCAAAVPHDGGWRMLRGDEVGALLAAHLLRSGRTGVYATSIVSSSLLGRIAAAHGQPHQETLTGFKWIGRIPDLAFGYEEALGYCVDPGHVADKDGVSALLLLCDLAARARADGRTLLDLLDDLAVTHGLHATDQLSVRVADLSQIADTMARLRRTPPTTIAGTAVASAEDLREGTDTLPSTDGLRYVLDDGARIIVRPSGTEPKLKCYLEVVVPVTTGVDAARADAAARLAALREGMSGTLGLET; encoded by the coding sequence ATGAGCGAACTGTTCGACCGCGCACGCACCTGGCTGGCCGACGACCCCGACCCACGCACGCGGCACGAGCTGCAGGAGGTCCTGGCGCGCGCGCAGGCGGGCGACGAGGACGCGGCCGCCGACCTCGCCGACCGGTTCGACGGCACGCTCACCTTCGGCACCGCCGGCCTCCGCGGGGAGCTCGGCGCGGGCCCGAACCGGATGAACCGCGCCGTGGTGACCCGCGCCGCCGCCGGCCTCGCCCGCCACCTGGACCACGCCGGGCTGGAGGGTCCGGTCGTCATCGGCTACGACGCCCGCCACGACTCCGACGTCTTCGCACGCGACACGGCCGAGGTGATGACCGGCGCCGGACGCACGGCATACCTGCTGCCGCGCCCGCTCCCGACCCCCGTGCTGGCGTTCGCGATCCGCGAGCTCGGCTGCGCCGCCGGGGTGATGGTCACCGCCAGCCACAACCCGCCGCAGGACAACGGCTACAAGGTCTACCTCGGCGACGGGTCGCAGATCGTGCCGCCGGCCGATGCGCAGATCGCCGGCCACATCGACGAGGTCACCACGGTCCGCGACCTCCCCCGGGGCGATGCGGGCACCGTGCTGGACGAGGGGGTCGTCGAGGCCTACCTGGCCTCGGTGGCCGCCGTGGCGCCGCCGGGCCCCCGGGAGCTCCGCATCGTCCACACGCCGCTGCACGGCGTCGGCGGCGGCCCCGTCGGCCACGTCCTCGCGGCGGCCGGGTTCACCGACGTGCACCCCGTCACCGACCAGGCCGACCCGGACCCCGACTTCCCGACGGTCGCGTTCCCCAACCCCGAGGAGCCGGGCGCGATGGACCGGGCGCTGGCCCTGGCCGCCGAGTGCGATGCCGACCTCGTGGTCGCCAACGACCCGGACGCCGACCGGTGCGCGGCGGCAGTCCCCCACGACGGTGGCTGGCGGATGCTCCGCGGCGACGAGGTCGGCGCCCTGCTGGCCGCCCACCTGCTCCGCTCGGGCCGCACCGGTGTCTACGCCACCTCGATCGTGTCCTCCTCGCTCCTGGGCCGGATCGCCGCGGCGCACGGTCAGCCCCACCAGGAGACCCTGACCGGCTTCAAGTGGATCGGGCGCATCCCCGACCTGGCGTTCGGGTACGAGGAGGCACTCGGCTACTGCGTCGACCCGGGCCACGTCGCCGACAAGGACGGTGTCTCCGCCCTGCTCCTGCTGTGCGACCTCGCCGCGCGCGCCAGGGCGGACGGCCGGACCCTGCTGGACCTGCTCGACGACCTCGCCGTCACCCATGGCCTGCACGCCACCGACCAGCTCTCGGTGCGGGTGGCGGACCTCAGCCAGATCGCCGACACGATGGCGCGGCTGCGGCGTACCCCACCGACGACCATCGCGGGCACTGCCGTCGCCAGCGCCGAGGACCTCCGCGAGGGCACCGACACCCTGCCGTCGACCGACGGCCTGCGCTACGTGTTGGACGACGGGGCCCGGATCATCGTGCGCCCGAGTGGCACCGAGCCCAAGTTGAAGTGCTACCTGGAGGTGGTGGTCCCGGTGACCACCGGCGTCGACGCCGCACGCGCCGACGCCGCGGCGCGGCTCGCCGCCCTGCGCGAGGGCATGAGCGGGACCCTCGGACTGGAAACCTGA
- a CDS encoding SRPBCC family protein, producing MTSYSFTASWIVPAPVSQVADLALDLERYPQWWPQVVAVARLGPETARVLVRSALPFTLDVVLEPVSQRLPELEVAISGTVDGWVRWRLTEVGGGTRCDYRQEVTVDGALAAASRVARPVLTWNHRRAMEGCERGMRDALATTQP from the coding sequence GTGACGTCGTACTCCTTCACGGCTTCGTGGATCGTGCCGGCCCCGGTGTCGCAGGTGGCCGACCTGGCGCTGGACCTGGAGAGGTACCCGCAGTGGTGGCCCCAGGTCGTTGCGGTGGCACGGCTGGGGCCGGAGACGGCGCGGGTGCTGGTGCGCTCGGCCCTGCCGTTCACCCTCGACGTGGTGCTCGAACCGGTCTCGCAGCGGCTGCCCGAGCTGGAGGTGGCGATCTCGGGCACCGTCGACGGCTGGGTCCGGTGGCGACTCACCGAGGTGGGCGGCGGCACCCGGTGCGACTACCGTCAGGAGGTCACCGTCGACGGTGCACTGGCCGCTGCCTCCCGGGTCGCCCGGCCCGTGCTGACGTGGAACCACCGCCGGGCGATGGAGGGGTGCGAGCGGGGGATGCGGGACGCGCTCGCCACCACGCAGCCCTAG